Proteins encoded by one window of Arachis hypogaea cultivar Tifrunner chromosome 1, arahy.Tifrunner.gnm2.J5K5, whole genome shotgun sequence:
- the LOC112709323 gene encoding agamous-like MADS-box protein AGL8, whose translation MGRGRVQLKRIENKINRQVTFSKRRSGLLKKANEISVLCDAEVALIVFSTKGKLFEYSSDPCMERILERYERYSYAEKQLISNDQQPPNENWILEHAKLKARVEVLHRNQRNFMGEGLDTLSLKELQNLEHQLESALKHIRSRKNQVMYESISELQKKDKALQEQNNVLAKKIKEKEKALAQTQTQEEQLGLQTTGDVPSLLITEPLESFNNIGGSSTPQAPGGSDGLLLGDNEESTTPTQPNNNNNLLPPWMVRPTINE comes from the exons ATGGGAAGGGGAAGAGTGCAGTTGAAGAGGATCGAGAACAAGATTAATAGGCAAGTCACGTTCTCAAAGAGAAGATCTGGTTTGCTGAAGAAGGCAAACGAAATCTCAGTGCTATGCGATGCCGAAGTCGCACTTATCGTCTTCTCCACCAAAGGCAAGCTCTTCGAATATTCCAGCGATCCCTG TATGGAAAGGATTCTTGAACGGTATGAGAGGTACTCATATGCGGAGAAGCAACTCATTTCAAATGATCAGCAGCCGCCAAAT GAAAACTGGATACTAGAACACGCAAAGCTCAAGGCTAGGGTGGAAGTTCTACACAGAAATCAAAG GAATTTTATGGGGGAAGGTCTCGATACCCTAAGTCTGAAAGAACTTCAGAATTTGGAACACCAACTTGAATCCGCTCTCAAGCACATTAGATCACGAAAG AACCAAGTCATGTATGAATCTATTTCAGAGCTTCAGAAAAAG GATAAGGCACTCCAGGAACAAAACAATGTGCTCGCCAAGAAG ataaaggaaaaagagaaggcACTGGCCCAGACTCAAACCCAAGAGGAGCAACTTGGCCTGCAAACTACTGGTGATGTGCCCTCTCTCCTTATAACCGAACCGTTGGAGTCCTTCAATAATATTGG AGGCAGTAGTACCCCTCAAGCACCTGGAGGTAGTGATGGATTATTATTAGGAGATAATGAAGAAAGTACTACACCAACTcaacctaataataataataaccttcTTCCTCCTTGGATGGTTCGCCCTACAATAAATGAATAG
- the LOC140183848 gene encoding serine/threonine-protein phosphatase 7 long form homolog produces MSCDLGSLPPDILLPYIREVEFGHAVEDVAYHIGLHTDREPIEGRNRDFQQWHGHPTWEWVEDLLGARPPPQPKGGKQVFRVRMTWMRDKVAHVPAKADLDTLLQYVRCYLMMLIGGFLFTNKSAILVLLRWLPLLENFHRYSQLSWESALLCHTYHLLCTAAGRDVTDIARLGGLGQQGRDHHDGRIQSLHRRINALTFDQLRQIASDWLMSDTEIMEGCHPSRLLSLYRVSSC; encoded by the exons ATGTCGTGTGACCTTGGGTCTCTCCCGCCGGACATCCTGTTGCCTTATATAAGGGAAGTTGAATTTGGACATGCAGTAGAG GATGTTGCTTACCACATTGGTCTGCACACTGATAGAGAGCCGATCGAGGGTCGTAACAGAGACTTCCAGCAATGGCATGGCCACCCCACATGGGAGTGGGTTGAAGATTTACTTGGCGCCAGGCCACCACCACAGCCGAAGGGAGGAAAGCAGGTTTTCAGGGTGAGGATGACCTGGATGAGAGATAAAGTTGCACACGTTCCAGCAAAGGCAGATTTAGATACACTCCTTCAGTATGTCCGGTGCTATTTGATGATGCTTATTGGGGGATTTCTATTCACGAACAAGTCTGCTATACTTGTCCTTTTGAGATGGCTACCGCTGCTAGAGAATTTTCATCGTTACAGCCAGTTGTCATGGGAGTCTGCACTACTCTGTCATACGTACCATTTATTGTGCACTGCGGCAGGGCGTGATGTGACTGACATTGCGAG GTTGGGAGGACTAGGACAACAAGGTAGAGATCATCATGATGGCAGGATCCAGAGCCTACATCGTCGCATCAATGCCCTGACATTTGACCag CTACGTCAGATTGCGTCTGATTGGCTTATGAGTGACACGGAGATCATGGAGGGTTGTCATCCCTCTCGTTTGCTTTCACTTTATAGAGTTTCATCGTGTTGA
- the LOC112772183 gene encoding uncharacterized protein — protein sequence MFQIHRQTQMQHPQIEVYVEYETVAAVAVQNDIDIHDDRGAVYEGMNSDSEEDFEATYEAGGEDEDGDVVVEVAAENVVVRPPSSQPMDVPPFMRELDLEAMHAPEFPEYTNIGVADAEDGEFQIGMEYSSRKSVIAAIRSFTIARGVDYEVYESEPQTFYAKCNMYGRGCDWLIRASLIRKKGCWEIRRYNGRHTCTIGTISQDHSKLDSDTVADAIRPLVESDPSIKVKSIIVEVQSRFNYTISYRKAWLAKQKSIANIFGGWEDSYQALPWWLSVMVQKMPGSVVQIETRPLYNGNEEAQGVKILHRVFWSFNPCIRAFRHCKPMVQVDGTHLYGKYKGTLLVAVAQDGNQNIVPIAFALVEGETADAWHFFLRNLRMYVVRKDGVGMISDRHESIRAAVNRPGGDWQPPRAWYSRTVEEYNINYKRLEERGEAYARWCDAIGLRHWVLAFDEGHRWDHMTTNLVECINSVLKGVRNLPVLALVRATYYRLNKLFTQKSAETHERKHAGYTYSAFAQQRIEVSMQQAGNIVMHRFDRRNEVFEVRKMTTEKVLVVDLARRRCDCGHFQVERIPCRHVIACCANQRLDWQLYVHDVYKMTEVRKVYRFEFTPLGDPDTWPAYEGPTLVANPALRRTSKGRPKLTRYLNEMDSRDMRGPRICRLCGAQGNSRSRCPQRAGPSGAAS from the exons ATGTTTCAAATTCATCGGCAGACTCAGATGCAACACCCACAGATTGAGGTGTACGTTGAGTATGAAACTGTAGCGGCAGTGGCGGTTCAGAATGATATAGATATACATGATGATAGAGGTGCAGTGTACGAAGGTATGAATAGTGACAGCGAAGAGGACTTCGAAGCCACTTATGAGGCCGGCGGCGAAGATGAGGATGGTGATGTGGTAGTTGAGGTAGCAGCAGAGAATGTAGTGGTTCGTCCGCCGAGCAGTCAACCGATGGACGTTCCACCTTTTATGCGTGAGTTGGATCTCGAGGCCATGCATGCCCCCGAGTTTCCGGAATATACAAACATAG GCGTTGCCGATGCTGAGGACGGGGAGTTCCAGATTGGAATGGAATACAGTTCTAGAAAGTCGGTCATCGCAGCGATTAGAAGTTTCACTATTGCTAGAGGAGTTGACTATgaggtgtatgagtctgagccacagacgttctatgcaaaatgcaatatGTACGGGCGTGGATGTgactggcttatccgagctagCTTGATACGGAAAAAAGGTTGTTGGGAGATACGAAGATACAACGGTAGGCACACGTGCACGATCGGaacgatttcacaagatcattcCAAGTTGGACTCAGATACAGTTGCCGATGCTATAAGGCCATTGGTCGAGTCGGACCCGTCCATCAAGGTGAAATCTATAATTGTGGAAGTCCAGTCAAGGTTCAACTATACCATCAGTTAccgaaaggcttggttggcaaagcaaaaGTCCATAGCCAACATTTTCGGTGGTTGGGAGGATTCTTAccaagccttgccatggtggctcTCGGTCATGGTGCAGAAGATGCCTGGTTCAGTTGTCCAAATAGAAACACGACCACTGTACAACGGGAATGAGGAGGCGCAAGGTGTAAAAATACTTCATCGTGTATTttggagtttcaatccatgcatTAGGGCATTCAGGCATTGCAAGCCCATGGTTCAGGTTGACGGCACACACCTATACGGAAAATACAAAGGTACACTTCTAGTCGctgttgcacaagatgggaaccaGAACATTGTGCCTATCGCCTTTGCCTTGGTGGAAGGGGAGACAGCTGATGCGTGGCACTTCTTTCTCAGGAATCTGCGAATGTATGTTGTTAGAAAAGACGGCGTGGGTATGATCTCAGACCGACATGAGTCAATACGGGCAGCAGTAAATCGTCCCGGTGGCGACTGGCAACCTCCAAGAGCATG GTATTCAAGAACGGTGGAGGAGTACAATATCAACTATAAGAGGTTGGAAGAGCGAGGCGAGGCATATGCCAGGTGGTGCGATGCCATTGGACTCAGACATTGGGTATTGGCATTCGACGAGGGACATCGATGGGACCATATGACAACGAACCTTGTCGAGTGCATTAACTCAGTGTTGAAGGGTGTCCGTAATCTACCTGTATTGGCGCTGGTCCGAGCAACATATTATAGGTTAAATAAACTTTTTACGCAGAAGAGTGCCGAGACTCACGAACGCAAGCATGCTGGATATACGTACTCCGCATTTGCGCAACAGCGGATAGAAGTGAGTATGCAACAAGCTGGGAATATAGTTATGCACCGCTTTGATAGACGAAATGAGGTGTTTGAGGTGCGCAAAATGACTACAGAAAAGGTGTTAGTTGTTGATCTTGCGCGAAGGAGGTGTGACTGCGGGCACTTTCAGGTTGAACGAATACCATGTCGCCATGTTATTGCTTGCTGTGCTAACCAGCGTCTCGATTGGCAGTTGTATGTGCATGATGTGTACAAGATGACGGAGGTTCGTAAAGTATATAGGTTTGAGTTCACACCATTAGGTGATCCCGATACATGGCCTGCTTATGAGGGACCCACATTGGTTGCTAATCCCGCGCTGAGGCGAACGTCTAAAGGAAGGCCCAAACTGACCCGATACTTGAATGAAATGGACTCACGCGACATGCGTGGTCCTCGAATATGCCGTCTCTGTGGTGCTCAGGGTAATAGTCGGAGTAGGTGTCCTCAGCGTGCTGGACCGAGTGGTGCTGCTTCGTAG